The sequence CATACTCAGCGCCAACGGCGAACGCAGCCCGGTGAACGATCATCCGCTGTGCCTGTTTAACCCACGGGAAGATGCCGCCATTCTGGAGAAAGAATACGCCATTCCGCGGCGCTATCTGGGCACCATCATGTCGCCGTGGGCGGCCAAACGGCTGCAGGAATTCGGCGGCGACATCACTAAATTCAAGGTCATCAAAGTCTGGCCGTCAATTCTGGCGCAGGTCGCCATTGCCAAGACCGAGCCGGGCGACGAAAACAATCAGGATATCTCGGCGCTGGTCGGCAAGGTCGATATCCGTAAACTGGAACATTTCGCGCAGAACGATCCCGATGCTTACGGCTACTCCGGCGCGCTGTGCCGAGCCAACCAGGGCATCATGGAATTCGTGGAAATGTTCAAGGCGCCGATTAAAGTGCTGCATCCGCTGTTGACCGCGACGCAGGAAGGCAACTACAACGGTACGGAAGGTATTGCCGCCCTGCCGTTTAACGGCATTATTCTGGCGCACTCCAATGAGTCGGAATGGGTGCAGTTCCGTAATAACAAAAACAACGAAGCCTTCCTTGACCGCGTCTATATCGTGAAAGTGCCGTATTGCCTGCGCGTTTCCGAAGAGGTCAAGATCTACGACAAGCTGCTTAATCACAGCGAACTCACTCACGCCCCTTGCGCGCCGGGTACGCTGGAAACGCTGTCCCGTTTCTCCATCCTGTCGCGGCTGAAAGAGCCGGAAAACTCCAGCATCTATTCGAAGATGCGGGTTTACGACGGCGAAACCCTGAAAGATACCGACCCGAAAGCGAAGTCCTATCAGGAGTATCGCGATTATGCCGGCGTTGATGAGGGCATGAACGGTCTTTCCACCCGCTTCGCCTTCAAGATACTTTCCCGGGTCTTTAACTTCGATCACAGCGAAGTGGCGGCGAACCCGGTACACCTGTTCTATGTGCTGGAGCAGCAGATTGAACGCGAGCAGTTCCCGCAGGAACAGGCGGAGAAATATCTGGAACACCTGAAAGGCTATCTGATCCCCAAATACGCGGAGTTTATCGGCAAAGAGATTCAGACCGCCTATCTGGAGTCCTACTCCGAATACGGACAGAACATCTTCGATCGCTATGTCACCTATGCGGACTTCTGGATTCAGGATCAGGAGTACCGCGATCCGGATACCGGGCAACTGTTCGACCGTGAATCGCTGAACGCCGAACTGGAGAAAATCGAGAAACCGGCGGGCATCAGTAATCCCAAGGATTTCCGTAACGAAATCGTCAACTTTGTGCTGCGCGCCCGCGCCAACAATAGCGGACGTAATCCGAACTGGACCAGTTACGAGAAATTGCGCACGGTGATTGAGAAGAAAATGTTCTCCAACACCGAAGAGCTGTTACCGGTGATTTCGTTCAATACCAAAACCTCAACGGATGAACAGAAAAAGCATGATGATTTCGTCGATCGCATGATGGAGAAAGGCTATACCCGCAAACAGGTGCGTTTGCTGTGCGAATGGTATCTGCGGGTGAGGAAATCGTCATAATGATTCATGAAACCGGCAACGTCGTTTGGGGGAAGCATGGCCTATTTCATTGATCGACGGCTAAATGGCAAAAACAAAAGCATGGTTAACCGCCAGCGCTTTCTGCGCCGCTATAAGTCGCAAATAAAACAGTCGATTTCCGAGGCCATTAACAAGCGTTCGGTGACCGATATAGACAGCGGGGAATCGGTATCGATTCCCAACGGAGACATTAACGAACCGATGTTCCATCAGGGGCGCGGCGGCCGCCGCCATCGCGTGCATCCGGGGAACGACCACTTTGTACAGAATGACCGCATCGAGCGGCCGCAGGGAGGCGGCGGCGGTTCCGGTCAGGGCGATGCCAGTAAAGACGGCGAAGGCCAGGATGAGTTCGTATTTCAGATATCCAAAGACGAATATCTGGACCTGCTGTTTGAAGATCTGGCGCTGCCGAATCTGAAAAAAACCCAGCACCGGCAGTTGAACGAGTACAAAAACCATCGCGCGGGTTATACCGCCAATGGCGTTCCCGCCAATATCAGCGTGGTGCGCTCATTGCAAAACTCCCTGGCCCGGCGGATGGCGATGACGGCGGGTAAACGCCGTGAGTTGCACTCTCTGGAGGCGGAGCTGGAACAGTTGGAGCATTCCGAACCGGTACAGTTGCTGGAAGAAGAGCGTTTGCGCCAGGACATTGCCGAACTGCGGCAAAAAATCGCCCGGGTGCCGTTTATCGATACCTTCGATCTGCGTTACAAAAATTATGAGCGCCGGGCCGAGCCATCCAGCCAGGCGGTGATGTTCTGCCTTATGGATGTTTCCGGTTCGATGGATCAGGCCACCAAGGATATGGCGAAACGCTTTTATATCCTGCTCTATCTGTTTCTCAGCAGAAATTATAAAAACGTCGAGGTGGTTTATATCAGGCACCATACCCAGGCTAAAGAGGTTGACGAGCAAGAGTTCTTCTACTCGCAGGAAACCGGCGGCACCATTGTTTCCAGCGCGTTGAAGCTGATGGAGGAAGTGGTGCGCGAACGTTACGATCCGTCTCTCTGGAATATCTATGCGGCGCAGGCGTCCGACGGCGATAACTGGGCCGATGACTCCCCTTTATGCCATCAATTGCTGGCCGACCAGCTGCTGCCGATGGTGCGCTATTATAGCTATATCGAAATCACCCGCCGTTCCCACCAGACGCTGTGGCGCGAGTACGAAATGCTGCGTGACGAATTTGATAACTTTGCCATGCAGCATATTCGCGATCCGGATGATATCTATCCGGTATTCCGTGAACTTTTCCGCAAGCAAACGGTGGGGAACTAACCTAGATAATCAGCCAGCCAATATTACCCTGGCTGATTTTATCGCCCGCCACTTGTTACAACGTCACCAATATAAGCTTTCATTATCCGGCGCGCCGCGTTGCCGACCGTTCGGGCAAGGGTGTTAACCCGCGGGCTGAAAGGCCGCATTAT comes from Brenneria nigrifluens DSM 30175 = ATCC 13028 and encodes:
- the yeaG gene encoding protein kinase YeaG, with the protein product MNIFDHYRQRYDAAKDEEFTLQEFLTICQQDRSAYANAAERLLMAIGEPEMVDTAHESRLSRLFSNRVIARYPAFEEFYGMEDAIEQIVSYLKHAAQGLEEKKQILYLLGPVGGGKSSLAERLKVLMQHVPIYILSANGERSPVNDHPLCLFNPREDAAILEKEYAIPRRYLGTIMSPWAAKRLQEFGGDITKFKVIKVWPSILAQVAIAKTEPGDENNQDISALVGKVDIRKLEHFAQNDPDAYGYSGALCRANQGIMEFVEMFKAPIKVLHPLLTATQEGNYNGTEGIAALPFNGIILAHSNESEWVQFRNNKNNEAFLDRVYIVKVPYCLRVSEEVKIYDKLLNHSELTHAPCAPGTLETLSRFSILSRLKEPENSSIYSKMRVYDGETLKDTDPKAKSYQEYRDYAGVDEGMNGLSTRFAFKILSRVFNFDHSEVAANPVHLFYVLEQQIEREQFPQEQAEKYLEHLKGYLIPKYAEFIGKEIQTAYLESYSEYGQNIFDRYVTYADFWIQDQEYRDPDTGQLFDRESLNAELEKIEKPAGISNPKDFRNEIVNFVLRARANNSGRNPNWTSYEKLRTVIEKKMFSNTEELLPVISFNTKTSTDEQKKHDDFVDRMMEKGYTRKQVRLLCEWYLRVRKSS
- a CDS encoding YeaH/YhbH family protein produces the protein MAYFIDRRLNGKNKSMVNRQRFLRRYKSQIKQSISEAINKRSVTDIDSGESVSIPNGDINEPMFHQGRGGRRHRVHPGNDHFVQNDRIERPQGGGGGSGQGDASKDGEGQDEFVFQISKDEYLDLLFEDLALPNLKKTQHRQLNEYKNHRAGYTANGVPANISVVRSLQNSLARRMAMTAGKRRELHSLEAELEQLEHSEPVQLLEEERLRQDIAELRQKIARVPFIDTFDLRYKNYERRAEPSSQAVMFCLMDVSGSMDQATKDMAKRFYILLYLFLSRNYKNVEVVYIRHHTQAKEVDEQEFFYSQETGGTIVSSALKLMEEVVRERYDPSLWNIYAAQASDGDNWADDSPLCHQLLADQLLPMVRYYSYIEITRRSHQTLWREYEMLRDEFDNFAMQHIRDPDDIYPVFRELFRKQTVGN